The following are from one region of the Nicotiana tabacum cultivar K326 chromosome 3, ASM71507v2, whole genome shotgun sequence genome:
- the LOC142177534 gene encoding uncharacterized protein LOC142177534 — translation MVLSWLLKEIAESVLYSQSAKDLWSDLEDRFGQANGAKLFQLQKELSSVMQGNSSVSTYFTKMKSLWDELDALNTFSSCVCECECGAKVKSLKAHQDERLLQFLMGLNDIFIGVRSNILLSSPLPSIGHAYSLVIQDEKQREIHATPAYSGESASFIATSQPGNFRKFNENRIQKTTDFKFTREKRFQGSAQANKASFSNEENEQGAENTSGVQNLIKENVAELLQLLQQVKVGQNSAGTSDVAANVSYAGMSNLFEDLACLIQINNESWILDSGATEHMSFNKDFFTDLKTLAKPLMVKLSNSYKVQVTHSRTVPLLPNLILRNGPSVKSPLEIGKQEGGLYILRSSSPKFRSVFIPRRNSVSNHGLRTCFSFSDSIVKEKVWHYRLGHMPFSNMKNVSSVSISKSSKFFTPCVICPMARQSKLPFPSSSISTKKVFELIHVDIWGPYNSATYDGFRYFLTIVDDFSRGTWTYLLTNKSNAFTILKGFLAMVERQFNSKVKTIRSDNAFELGSGKV, via the exons ATGGTACTTTCATGGCTTCTCAAAGAGATAGCTGAGAGTGTGCTCTATTCACAGAGTGCAAAGGATTTATGGAGTGACCTGGAAGACAGATTTGGACAGGCAAATGGAGCAAAGCTGTTCCAATTACAAAAGGAATTAAGTTCAGTGATGCAAGGTAATTCAAGTGTATCAACTTACTTCACCAAAATGAAAAGCCTATGGGATGAACTAGATGCACTCAATACATTTTCTTCTTGTGTTTGTGAGTGTGAGTGTGGTGCAAAAGTCAAAAGCTTGAAAGCACACCAAGATGAGAGACTATTACAGTTCCTAATGGGACTAAATGACATATTTATCGGGGTAAGGAGTAACATTTTATTGTCATCACCTTTGCCTTCCATTGGACATGCATACTCTCTTGTGATTCAAGATGAGAAACAGAGGGAAATACATGCTACCCCTGCATACTCAGGGGAATCTGCCTCATTCATTGCTACAAGCCAACCAGGAAATTTCAGAAAATTTAATGAGAACAGGATACAGAAAACAA CTGATTTCAAGTTCACAAGGGAGAAAAGATTTCAAGGAAGTGCCCAGGCAAACAAAGCTTCTTTTTCAAATGAAGAAAATGAACAGGGAGCAGAAAATACATCAGGAGTTCAGAATCTCATCAAGGAAAATGTGGCTGAGCTGCTGCAGCTTCTTCAGCAAGTGAAAGTGGGACAAAACAGTGCAGGAACCTCTGATGTTGCAGCAAATGTGAGCTATGCTGGTATGAGCAATTTATTTGAAGACTTAGCCTGTTTAATTCAAATCAATAATGAGTCTTGGATATTGGATAGTGGAGCAACAGAACATATGTCTTTCAACAAAGATTTTTTTACAGATTTAAAAACCTTGGCTAAACCTCTCATGGTAAAACTCTCAAACTCTTACAAAGTTCAGGTCACTCATTCAAGAACTGTCCCTCTTTTGCCTAATCTGATTCTTCGAAAT GGCCCTTCAGTGAAGAGCCCACTGGAGATTGGTAAACAGGAAGGGGGGCTCTACATTCTCAGATCCAGTTCacctaagtttagaagtgttttTATTCCAAGAAGAAATTCTGTTTCCAATCATGGTTTGCGTACATGTTTTAGTTTTTCTGATTCAATTGTAAAAGAAAAGGTGTGGCACTACAGATTAGGCCATATGCCCTTTAGCAATATGAAAAATGTTTCATCAGTTTCTATATCCAAGTCTTCCAAATTCTTCACTCCATGTGTTATTTGTCCTATGGCAAGGCAGTCCAAACTTCCTTTTCCCTCTAGTTCTATTTCTACCAAGAAGGTGTTTGAGTTAATTCATGTGGATATCTGGGGACCATACAATAGTGCTACATATGATGGCTTTAGGTATTTTCTTACCATTGTTGATGACTTCAGTAGAGGCACATGGACCTACCTACTAACTAACAAATCCAATGCATTCACTATTCTAAAAGGTTTTTTAGCTATGGTAGAAAGACAGTTTAACAGCAAGGTGAAAACTATAAGGTCGGATAATGCTTTTGAATTAGGAAGTGGTAAAGTTTAA
- the LOC107762487 gene encoding C-type lectin receptor-like tyrosine-protein kinase At1g52310 isoform X1, protein MGVKLLMHLQFPLLLFSCFLLQLSASTSVSNKTVDAQAAPSENQSHDDAERCDPGWFSSPNGKKCFKYNATSLQWDESEIYCNGFGGNLAAITSSEELNFVQKLCGNDSNGCWVGGKSINTTAGFGWKWSDNEASWNESLDLKSTFNSSCKNFSCYGFKSVDLCTSITNGSTPLIAERCNTTHASLCMLDAGSKCRHMRCHREYLIILAVVSGLILCTTLAVVIWLLVYRRSKRRRRSRASLALVPPSWKIFNRDEVKSMTKNFSEVNRLLGDAKTGGTYSGLLPDGSRVAVKRLKRSGFQRKKEFYSEIGRVARLHHPNLVSIKGCCYHHGDRYILYEFIINGPLDRWLHHIPRGGRSLDWSMRMKVATTLAQGIAFLHDKVKPQVVHRDIRASNVLLDEDFGAHLMGVGLSKFVPWEVMHERRVMAGGTHGYLAPEFVYRNELTTKSDVYSFGVLLLEIMSGRRPAQAVDSVGWQSIFEWATPLVQAHRYVELLDPVISSSSSSHIPEVGVIQKVVDLVYSCTQHVPSMRPRMSHVVHQLQQLAQPPSVK, encoded by the exons ATGGGTGTTAAGCTTCTGATGCATTTACAGTTCCCTTTACTTCTATTTTCTTGTTTTCTGCTTCAGCTCTCTGCTTCCACTTCT GTCTCTAATAAGACAGTTGATGCACAAGCAGCTCCTTCTGAGAATCAAAGTCATGATGATG CAGAAAGATGTGATCCTGGTTGGTTTAGCAGCCCAAATGGGAAAAAGTGTTTCAAATATAATGCAACCTCTTTGCAATGGGATGAATCAGAGATTTACTGCAACGGTTTTGGAGGAAACCTTGCTGCCATAACATCTTCAGAAGAACTGAACTTTGTCCAAAAGCTCTGTGGCAATGATAGTAACGGATGCTGGGTTGGTGGAAAGAGCATTAATACTACTGCTGGTTTTGGTTGGAAATGGTCTGACAATGAAGCTAGCTGGAATGAGAGTCTTGATCTTAAGTCAACTTTTAACTCAAGTTGCAAAAATTTCTCATGCTATGGCTTTAAGTCAGTGGATTTGTGTACATCGATAACCAATGGCAGTACACCCCTTATAGCTGAGAGATGCAATACAACTCATGCTTCTTTATGCATGCTTGATGCTG GGAGCAAGTGTCGCCATATGCGCTGCCACAGGGAATATCTCATAATCCTTGCAGTTGTGAGTGGGTTGATTCTTTGCACTACTTTGGCTGTTGTGATATGGCTTCTTGTTTATAGGCGAAGTAAAAGACGGAGAAGATCTCGTGCATCATTAGCATTAGTTCCGCCATCTTGGAAAATCTTCAATCGTGACGAAGTAAAGTCCATGACAAAGAATTTCAGTGAAGTAAATCGTCTCCTTGGGGATGCCAAAACAGGTGGTACCTATAGTGGGCTTTTACCTGACGGTTCAAGGGTGGCTGTGAAAAGATTGAAGAGGTCTGGCTTTCAGAGGAAGAAGGAGTTCTACTCTGAGATTGGAAGGGTTGCAAGACTTCATCATCCAAATCTGGTCTCCATCAAAGGATGTTGTTATCATCATGGTGACCGCTATATCCTGTACGAGTTTATTATCAATGGACCCCTGGATAGGTGGCTACACCATATTCCTAGAGGAGGTAGGAGTTTGGACTGGAGCATGAGAATGAAAGTCGCCACCACCCTTGCTCAAGGAATTGC GTTTCTTCATGACAAAGTGAAGCCACAAGTTGTGCATAGGGATATTCGTGCAAGCAATGTACTTCTTGACGAAGATTTTGGCGCACATCTAATGGGAGTTGGTCTGTCTAAGTTTGTACCGTGGGAAGTTATGCATGAGAGGAGAGTCATGGCAGGTGGTACTCATGGGTATCTTGCTCCGGAGTTTGTTTACAGAAATGAGCTTACTACAAAGAGTGACGTGTATAGCTTTGGAGTTCTCCTGCTTGAAATTATGAGCGGTCGGAGACCAGCACAAGCAGTTGATTCTGTTGGTTGGCAGAGTATATTTGAATGGGCCACGCCTCTGGTGCAGGCTCATCGCTATGTAGAGCTCTTGGATCCTGTCatatcatcttcttcctcttctcatATTCCTGAAGTTGGAGTTATCCAAAAGGTTGTTGACCTTGTTTATTCTTGTACACAACATGTGCCGTCAATGCGTCCTAGGATGTCCCACGTTGTCCACCAGCTGCAACAATTAGCTCAACCTCCTAGTGTAAAGTAA
- the LOC107762487 gene encoding C-type lectin receptor-like tyrosine-protein kinase At1g52310 isoform X2, which translates to MGVKLLMHLQFPLLLFSCFLLQLSASTSVSNKTVDAQAAPSENQSHDDERCDPGWFSSPNGKKCFKYNATSLQWDESEIYCNGFGGNLAAITSSEELNFVQKLCGNDSNGCWVGGKSINTTAGFGWKWSDNEASWNESLDLKSTFNSSCKNFSCYGFKSVDLCTSITNGSTPLIAERCNTTHASLCMLDAGSKCRHMRCHREYLIILAVVSGLILCTTLAVVIWLLVYRRSKRRRRSRASLALVPPSWKIFNRDEVKSMTKNFSEVNRLLGDAKTGGTYSGLLPDGSRVAVKRLKRSGFQRKKEFYSEIGRVARLHHPNLVSIKGCCYHHGDRYILYEFIINGPLDRWLHHIPRGGRSLDWSMRMKVATTLAQGIAFLHDKVKPQVVHRDIRASNVLLDEDFGAHLMGVGLSKFVPWEVMHERRVMAGGTHGYLAPEFVYRNELTTKSDVYSFGVLLLEIMSGRRPAQAVDSVGWQSIFEWATPLVQAHRYVELLDPVISSSSSSHIPEVGVIQKVVDLVYSCTQHVPSMRPRMSHVVHQLQQLAQPPSVK; encoded by the exons ATGGGTGTTAAGCTTCTGATGCATTTACAGTTCCCTTTACTTCTATTTTCTTGTTTTCTGCTTCAGCTCTCTGCTTCCACTTCT GTCTCTAATAAGACAGTTGATGCACAAGCAGCTCCTTCTGAGAATCAAAGTCATGATGATG AAAGATGTGATCCTGGTTGGTTTAGCAGCCCAAATGGGAAAAAGTGTTTCAAATATAATGCAACCTCTTTGCAATGGGATGAATCAGAGATTTACTGCAACGGTTTTGGAGGAAACCTTGCTGCCATAACATCTTCAGAAGAACTGAACTTTGTCCAAAAGCTCTGTGGCAATGATAGTAACGGATGCTGGGTTGGTGGAAAGAGCATTAATACTACTGCTGGTTTTGGTTGGAAATGGTCTGACAATGAAGCTAGCTGGAATGAGAGTCTTGATCTTAAGTCAACTTTTAACTCAAGTTGCAAAAATTTCTCATGCTATGGCTTTAAGTCAGTGGATTTGTGTACATCGATAACCAATGGCAGTACACCCCTTATAGCTGAGAGATGCAATACAACTCATGCTTCTTTATGCATGCTTGATGCTG GGAGCAAGTGTCGCCATATGCGCTGCCACAGGGAATATCTCATAATCCTTGCAGTTGTGAGTGGGTTGATTCTTTGCACTACTTTGGCTGTTGTGATATGGCTTCTTGTTTATAGGCGAAGTAAAAGACGGAGAAGATCTCGTGCATCATTAGCATTAGTTCCGCCATCTTGGAAAATCTTCAATCGTGACGAAGTAAAGTCCATGACAAAGAATTTCAGTGAAGTAAATCGTCTCCTTGGGGATGCCAAAACAGGTGGTACCTATAGTGGGCTTTTACCTGACGGTTCAAGGGTGGCTGTGAAAAGATTGAAGAGGTCTGGCTTTCAGAGGAAGAAGGAGTTCTACTCTGAGATTGGAAGGGTTGCAAGACTTCATCATCCAAATCTGGTCTCCATCAAAGGATGTTGTTATCATCATGGTGACCGCTATATCCTGTACGAGTTTATTATCAATGGACCCCTGGATAGGTGGCTACACCATATTCCTAGAGGAGGTAGGAGTTTGGACTGGAGCATGAGAATGAAAGTCGCCACCACCCTTGCTCAAGGAATTGC GTTTCTTCATGACAAAGTGAAGCCACAAGTTGTGCATAGGGATATTCGTGCAAGCAATGTACTTCTTGACGAAGATTTTGGCGCACATCTAATGGGAGTTGGTCTGTCTAAGTTTGTACCGTGGGAAGTTATGCATGAGAGGAGAGTCATGGCAGGTGGTACTCATGGGTATCTTGCTCCGGAGTTTGTTTACAGAAATGAGCTTACTACAAAGAGTGACGTGTATAGCTTTGGAGTTCTCCTGCTTGAAATTATGAGCGGTCGGAGACCAGCACAAGCAGTTGATTCTGTTGGTTGGCAGAGTATATTTGAATGGGCCACGCCTCTGGTGCAGGCTCATCGCTATGTAGAGCTCTTGGATCCTGTCatatcatcttcttcctcttctcatATTCCTGAAGTTGGAGTTATCCAAAAGGTTGTTGACCTTGTTTATTCTTGTACACAACATGTGCCGTCAATGCGTCCTAGGATGTCCCACGTTGTCCACCAGCTGCAACAATTAGCTCAACCTCCTAGTGTAAAGTAA
- the LOC107762499 gene encoding allantoate deiminase 2: MAAPSLHSSNPTIQTSFPISHAMTKNFVSILCFFLVLYPSFTMATSANTFFGENIEGMKYDLFPEILKEEAVARLNELGKVSDASDYLERTFQSPGSIRAGNLLRAWMEDAGLKTWVDQMGNVHGRAEGINPSEKALLIGSHLDTVIDAGYFDGSLGIVCAISALKALNATGRLDKLRRPVEVIAFSDEEGVRFQSTFLGSAAIAGLLPVSALQIHDKNGLTVQGALRASSIETTEENLLQLKYEPESVWGYVEVHIEQGPVLENVGLPLGLVKGIAGQTRLKVTVRGTQGHAGTVPMNMRQDPMVAAAELIVFLESLCKQPDYYLSYDGQCASSTVESLAGSLVCTVGEISSWPSASNVIPGQVTFTVDVRAMDDTGREAIIYEFSNKLYHMCDRRSVFCNVERKHDANAVVCDPGLSTELKSASHAALKRITGEDPGDVPVLMSGAGHDAMAMSHLTKVGMLFVRCRGGISHSPAEHVLDDDIWAAGMAVLTFLETLL, encoded by the exons ATGGCGGCTCCTTCTCTTCACTCTTCTAATCCAACCATCCAAACGTCATTTCCAATTTCCCATGCAATGACGAAGAACTTCGTTTCGATCTTATGTTTCTTTCTGGTTCTTTATCCTTCTTTCACCATGGCTACTTCTGCTAACACATTCTTTG GTGAAAATATAGAAGGCATGAAGTATGATCTGTTTCCTGAAATCCTCAAGGAGGAAGCTGTTGCAAGACTTAATGAGCTTGGAAAG GTAAGTGATGCGAGTGACTACCTTGAAAGGACATTCCAGAGCCCAGGATCGATCAGAGCAGGAAATCTTCTTCGTGCATGGATGGAAGATGCGGGCTTGAAGAC GTGGGTGGACCAAATGGGCAATGTCCATGGTCGGGCTGAAGGGATTAATCCAAGTGAAAAAGCTTTGTTAATTGGCTCTCATTTG GATACAGTTATCGATGCTGGATACTTTGATGGCTCATTGGGCATAGTATGTGCAATATCTGCGTTGAAGGCATTGAATGCCACTGGGAGGTTGGATAAACTCAGGCGGCCGGTTGAG GTAATTGCATTTAGTGATGAGGAGGGAGTGAGGTTCCAGTCGACCTTCTTAGGAAGTGCAGCTATTGCTGGCTTATTGCCAGTTTCAGCATTGCAAATACATGATAAGAA TGGTCTGACAGTGCAAGGTGCTCTCAGAGCAAGTTCTATAGAAACTACAGAAGAAAACCTTTTGCAGCTCAAATATGAACCAGAATCAGTTTGGGGCTATGTTGAG GTTCACATTGAACAAGGACCCGTACTGGAGAATGTTGGTCTCCCTCTTGGTTTAGTAAAAGGCATTGCAGGGCAGACAAGGTTGAAG GTGACAGTGAGAGGCACACAAGGACATGCAGGAACAGTGCCTATGAATATGCGACAGGATCCTATGGTTGCAGCTGCTGAACTAATTGTATTTCTGGAAAGCCTTTGTAAACAACCTGACTATTATCTGTCCTATGATGGTCAATGCGCTTCTTCAACAGTGGAATCTCTTGCAGGATCTCTGGTCTGTACTGTTGGAGAGATATCAAGTTGGCCAAGTGCAAGTAATGTCATTCCAGGCCAG GTGACATTCACTGTAGATGTACGTGCAATGGATGACACGGGACGAGAAGCTATAATTTACGAATTCTCCAATAAACTTTATCATATGTGTGATCGACGTTCCGTCTTTTGTAACGTTGAGCGAAAG CATGATGCAAATGCTGTCGTTTGCGATCCTGGCCTAAGCACAGAGCTGAAATCTGCATCTCATGCTGCTTTGAAGAGAATTACTGGTGAGGATCCAGGTGATGTTCCAGTACTGATGAGTGGAGCAGGTCATGATGCAATGGCCATGTCTCATCTAACCAAG GTGGGAATGCTATTTGTGCGTTGTCGTGGAGGCATCAGCCATTCTCCTGCGGAGCATGTATTAGATGATGATATTTGGGCAGCTGGAATGGCAGTACTTACATTTTTGGAGACCCTCTTGTAA